ATCTTCACGGTCGCGGGCGAGGAGCTCGGCTTCGCCGGGGCCGCGCTCATCGTGCTGGCCGTGTTCGCGCTGCTCTGGCGCGCGCTGTCGATCGCCCGCCACGCCGCCTCGCGGTACGGGGCGGTGCTGGCGGGCGGGCTGGTGTCGTGGATCGGGTTCCAGACGTTCATGAACGTGGGCATGACCGTGGGCCTCATGCCGATCGTGGGGGTGCCGCTGCCGTTCGTCTCGTACGGCGGCTCCGCCACGGTCGCCGGGCTGGTGGCCATCGGGCTGCTACAGGCGGTGCACCGGAGCAAGCCCATGCAGGCGTAGCAGGTTCTCGCCGAGGATCTTGCGCTTGGCCTGGTCGGTGAGCTGCGGGTAGCCGTACCCGTCGCACAGGTCCTGCGGGATCGTGAAGTCCCTGAACGCCCGCAGCGCCCACTGCGGATGGAAGATCGGCGCCTCCGAGCCGTAGATGATCTTGTCTTCGCCGCACCAGAAGAGCAGCTTGCCGATGATCTCGGCGAACATCCTGGGCGCCCTGACGATGAAGTTGATCGTCGCCGCCAGGTCGGCGTACAGGTTGGGGTAGCGGATGAGCTGCCAGCAGGTCTCGTCCAGGAACGGCAGGCCGACGTGGAAGATGACGAAGTTGATGTCGGGGAAGCTGGCGGCGGCGCCGTCCATGTCCCAGGTCTGCGTGTGCTCGATCGGCTGCGGGCCCAGCGGCACGCCCTTGTGCACGCCGATCAGGTTCACGCCCAGGTCCTGCGCCTTCTCGAAGATCGGGAAGGCCACCCTGGGGTCGTCCATGCGCCAGGGGTAGGGCGAGCCGTAGTCGTAGCGCACGTTGTAGAGCTTGAACGCCCGCGCGTTGTACTCCCCTACCTGCCGCTCCATCAGGTCGAGCGCCTTGCGGCCCTCCAGCGGGTTGACCGAGCCCCAGAACACCGTCCGGTCCGGGTCCCTGGCCGCCAGCTCCGCGCACTCCTGCCACGGCGACAGGCCGTCGTGGTAGAGGTCGGTCAGCGGCAGCGGCATGGCCACCAGCATGTCCGTGTCCGACTCCTCGAACACCATGCGGCGGATGTCCTCGATCGTCCACTGCCGCAGGAACTCCTCGGGCGGCAGCTTGGTCTCGCCCTCCGGGGTGAGCGTGGTGTGGAAGGCGTACAGGTGGTTGGAGAACATCTGGCCCGCCGGTCCGAACGCGTTCTTGGGCTCGAAGTTGAACACGTGGGCCACGCTGTCGAACACGAAGAAGTCGTCGATCACCGTAGTTCCCTCCCGATGTAGGCCGCCTTGTCCGGCACCTGCGCGGGCGCGGGCAGGAAGCGCAGCATCCGGGCGGCCCTCGGGGAGAGCCGGTCCGTCGTCCACACCTCGTCCCACACCACCTCGACCTCCGCCTCGGTGACGCCGGGCTGCTCGGCGATGCGGTCGCGCACCTCGGTCAGCACCCTGGCGGCGAACGGGCACCAGCCCGAGGTCAGCAGCAGCTCGACGCGGGCCCGGCCGCCGTCCACCTCGACCGACCTGATCAGGCCCATCTCGACGACGGAGATGCCCTTCTCCCTGCAGCACGGGTCGTAGACCCCGGACAGCGCCTCACTGGCCCACTGCGGTATCTCCGGCATGACCTCATCGTCGGACGGGTGTGCCTGTTGGGGTAGGCGTCCCGTTTTCAGATAGCGCAGATGCTTGATGGATGACCGGCGAACCACCCAGCGACCTGATCCGCAGCGTCTCGCGCGCGCTCCGCGTGCTGGAGGAGGTCTCGCGCGCCGACCGCCCGCTGTCGGTCAAGGTCATCGCCCGCCGCTGCGGCCTGAACCTGTCCACCTCCTACCATCTGGTCCGCACCCTGTGCTACGAGGGCTACCTGCACCGGCGGCCCGACGGCGACTACATGCTCGGCTCTCAGGTGGCCGAGCGCTTCCACGAGATGCTGGACGCCTTCGACCGGCCGCCCCGCGCCGCCGCCGTGCTGCGCCACCTGGCCGCCGTCACCGGGCACACCGCCTACCTGGCGCAGCTCTCCGAGGGGCGGCTGGTCGTGGTGGACGTGGCGGAGGGGCCGCGCTCGCCGT
The nucleotide sequence above comes from Nonomuraea gerenzanensis. Encoded proteins:
- a CDS encoding amidohydrolase family protein, which produces MIDDFFVFDSVAHVFNFEPKNAFGPAGQMFSNHLYAFHTTLTPEGETKLPPEEFLRQWTIEDIRRMVFEESDTDMLVAMPLPLTDLYHDGLSPWQECAELAARDPDRTVFWGSVNPLEGRKALDLMERQVGEYNARAFKLYNVRYDYGSPYPWRMDDPRVAFPIFEKAQDLGVNLIGVHKGVPLGPQPIEHTQTWDMDGAAASFPDINFVIFHVGLPFLDETCWQLIRYPNLYADLAATINFIVRAPRMFAEIIGKLLFWCGEDKIIYGSEAPIFHPQWALRAFRDFTIPQDLCDGYGYPQLTDQAKRKILGENLLRLHGLAPVHRL
- a CDS encoding metal-sulfur cluster assembly factor, which encodes MPEIPQWASEALSGVYDPCCREKGISVVEMGLIRSVEVDGGRARVELLLTSGWCPFAARVLTEVRDRIAEQPGVTEAEVEVVWDEVWTTDRLSPRAARMLRFLPAPAQVPDKAAYIGRELR
- a CDS encoding IclR family transcriptional regulator — its product is MTGEPPSDLIRSVSRALRVLEEVSRADRPLSVKVIARRCGLNLSTSYHLVRTLCYEGYLHRRPDGDYMLGSQVAERFHEMLDAFDRPPRAAAVLRHLAAVTGHTAYLAQLSEGRLVVVDVAEGPRSPYLEDLQAGLETAPHATALGKALLLSLPSRTRRGVLTGYGLRRFTSSTPVSVDDVEQELSGLRPGQVVEEHGQFREQVACAGAVVPGTDWAIGISTRGLSIPQIARIRLAQAVRDLG